One part of the Rhizobium rhizogenes genome encodes these proteins:
- a CDS encoding alpha-glucosidase, translating to MHFEKTKDGFTLAIGGRTILSHSPDKPAFFAGFGKERMDMYRGNFDIEDYVIERTALRHAELNGDSVTLSSAPGRAPHLRLTLDGNAIRLTALDETINRLWLRIAAETDEHVWGGGEQMSYFDMRGRRFPLWTSEPGVGRDKTSEITFKADVSGKAGGDYYNTNYPQPTYLSSRKYALHVETSAYSVFDFRNGDFHEIEIWAIPEKIEFFAGDAFTDIVSALSLRFGRQPELPDWVYNGAIIGLKDGVNSFARLEKIRAAGTKVSGLWCEDWVGLRQTSFGARLFWDWQANDTRYPHLRQKIAELADHGIRFLGYVNPYLCVDGPLFPVAEEAGYFATGADGKTALVDFGEFDCGVVDFTNPAAADWFAEEIIGKNMLDFGLSGWMADFGEYLPIDITLANGVDAKLMHNAWPTLWAEVNAKAVESRGKTGEALFFMRAGFTGVQAHCPLIWGGDQSVDFSRHDGLVTVICGALSSGLMGNAYHHSDIGGYTSLFGNVRTAELIMRWTEMAAFTPVMRTHEGNRPRDNLQIDQDETVLAHFARMTAIYVALAPYLKSLSAEAARTGLPVQRPLFLHYENDRQTYAIQDCYLYGADMLVAPVWKAGETQRSLYLPGDGEWVHLWSGTHYPGGQDVTVEAPLGEPAVFYRADSSHRPLFEQLRTIG from the coding sequence ATGCATTTCGAAAAGACCAAAGACGGATTCACGCTCGCCATCGGCGGCCGCACCATCCTGTCCCATTCGCCTGACAAACCCGCCTTTTTCGCGGGTTTCGGCAAGGAGCGGATGGATATGTATCGCGGCAATTTCGATATCGAGGACTATGTCATCGAGCGAACCGCCCTGCGCCACGCCGAGTTGAATGGTGACAGCGTCACGCTCTCTTCCGCACCCGGACGGGCACCGCACCTCCGCCTGACGCTGGACGGCAACGCCATCAGGCTGACGGCGCTGGATGAAACCATCAACCGCCTGTGGCTGCGGATTGCCGCGGAAACGGACGAGCACGTCTGGGGCGGCGGCGAGCAGATGTCCTATTTCGACATGCGCGGCCGGCGTTTTCCGCTCTGGACTTCTGAACCCGGCGTCGGCCGTGACAAGACCTCGGAGATCACCTTCAAGGCCGATGTGAGCGGCAAAGCGGGCGGTGATTATTACAACACCAACTACCCGCAGCCGACCTACCTCTCGTCGCGCAAATACGCTCTGCATGTGGAAACGAGCGCCTATTCGGTCTTCGATTTCCGCAACGGCGATTTCCACGAAATCGAAATATGGGCGATCCCGGAAAAGATCGAGTTCTTTGCGGGCGATGCCTTCACCGATATCGTCTCCGCCCTGTCGCTGCGGTTCGGTCGTCAGCCGGAACTGCCGGACTGGGTCTATAACGGCGCGATCATCGGGTTAAAGGACGGCGTCAACTCCTTTGCCCGGCTGGAGAAAATCCGTGCGGCCGGAACGAAGGTTTCCGGCCTCTGGTGCGAGGACTGGGTGGGCCTGCGCCAGACATCCTTCGGTGCGCGCCTCTTCTGGGACTGGCAGGCCAATGACACCCGCTACCCGCATCTGCGCCAGAAAATCGCCGAGCTGGCCGATCACGGTATCCGTTTCCTCGGTTACGTGAACCCCTATCTCTGCGTTGACGGCCCGCTGTTCCCGGTCGCCGAAGAAGCCGGTTATTTCGCAACTGGCGCGGACGGCAAGACGGCGCTGGTGGATTTCGGCGAATTCGACTGCGGCGTGGTCGATTTCACCAATCCGGCCGCCGCCGACTGGTTTGCCGAAGAGATCATCGGCAAAAACATGCTGGATTTCGGCCTTTCCGGCTGGATGGCCGATTTCGGCGAATATCTACCGATCGACATCACGCTGGCGAACGGCGTCGATGCCAAGCTGATGCACAATGCCTGGCCCACCCTCTGGGCCGAGGTTAACGCGAAGGCCGTCGAAAGCCGGGGCAAGACGGGTGAAGCGCTGTTTTTCATGCGCGCCGGCTTCACCGGCGTACAGGCCCATTGCCCGCTGATCTGGGGCGGCGACCAGTCTGTCGATTTTTCCCGCCACGACGGGCTTGTCACCGTCATCTGCGGCGCGCTCTCTTCCGGCCTGATGGGCAACGCCTATCACCATTCCGACATCGGTGGATACACCAGCCTGTTCGGCAATGTCCGGACAGCGGAGCTCATCATGCGCTGGACGGAAATGGCCGCCTTCACGCCTGTCATGCGCACCCATGAGGGCAACCGCCCGCGCGACAATCTCCAGATCGATCAGGACGAAACGGTTCTCGCCCATTTCGCCCGCATGACGGCAATTTACGTCGCGCTTGCCCCCTATCTGAAATCGCTCTCGGCGGAAGCGGCCAGGACGGGTCTGCCGGTGCAGCGTCCGCTCTTCCTGCACTACGAGAATGACCGGCAGACCTATGCCATTCAGGACTGCTATCTCTACGGGGCGGACATGCTTGTCGCGCCGGTCTGGAAAGCAGGTGAAACGCAACGCTCGCTCTATCTTCCAGGCGACGGTGAATGGGTGCACCTGTGGAGCGGCACGCATTATCCCGGCGGACAGGACGTCACCGTCGAAGCGCCGCTCGGCGAGCCGGCGGTGTTCTATCGTGCAGATAGCAGCCATCGGCCGCTGTTTGAACAGCTTCGCACCATTGGCTGA
- a CDS encoding carbohydrate ABC transporter permease: MSTVANSGLSSFFSGKPLRFIAASILLVNGLFPAIWILFTSLKTEAELTAKPITWFPHAPTLANYMQAFSDQPLHLFLFNSFMVALLSTALTILISVLAAYALARLNLKYRALILSLIIAVSTFPLVTLLVPLFEIMRALNLLNSWTALILPYTVLSLPVCTLMLVSFFESIPRDLENAAMIDGCTRIGALFKVVVPLCAPGVFTAGILAFVNAWDEFLLALSFNSNPALRTLPVGIQLYQGEFAFPWPVISAALVVGIVPVAILIVIFQERVVSGLTAGGLKG; this comes from the coding sequence ATGAGCACCGTTGCAAATTCCGGTCTGTCCTCGTTCTTCTCCGGCAAGCCTCTGCGCTTCATTGCGGCCTCCATCCTTCTGGTGAACGGCCTGTTTCCGGCAATCTGGATCCTCTTCACCTCGCTGAAGACGGAAGCGGAACTGACGGCGAAGCCGATCACCTGGTTTCCGCACGCGCCGACGCTGGCCAACTACATGCAGGCCTTTTCCGATCAGCCGCTGCATCTCTTCCTGTTCAACAGCTTCATGGTGGCGCTGCTTTCGACCGCACTCACCATCCTGATTTCAGTGCTGGCGGCTTACGCGCTGGCGCGGCTCAACCTCAAATACCGGGCACTGATCCTCTCGCTCATCATCGCCGTTTCCACCTTTCCGCTGGTGACGCTGCTGGTGCCGCTGTTCGAAATCATGCGGGCGCTGAACCTGCTCAACAGCTGGACGGCGCTTATCCTGCCCTACACCGTGCTTTCGCTGCCGGTCTGCACGCTTATGCTGGTCTCCTTCTTCGAAAGCATTCCGCGCGATCTCGAAAACGCCGCCATGATCGATGGCTGCACCCGCATCGGCGCGCTGTTCAAGGTGGTCGTGCCGCTCTGCGCACCGGGCGTCTTCACCGCCGGTATTCTCGCCTTCGTTAATGCCTGGGATGAATTCCTGCTGGCGCTTTCCTTCAATTCCAATCCGGCCCTTCGCACCCTGCCCGTCGGCATCCAGCTTTATCAGGGTGAATTCGCCTTCCCCTGGCCGGTCATTTCGGCGGCGCTGGTGGTTGGCATCGTGCCGGTCGCCATCCTGATCGTCATCTTTCAGGAACGGGTTGTCTCCGGCCTCACCGCCGGCGGTCTCAAGGGCTAA
- a CDS encoding ABC transporter substrate-binding protein codes for MKFKAITRAALCATMLTFSGQAFADAELKIFVSSQHQPDVWRKALDQYEAKTPGVKVVIETGGNTSEMQAQYLNTVMSAKDSSLDVLMLDVIRPAQFATAGWTSDFSGKDMSAYLPTYAEANTVDGKIVALPAFADSMFLYYRKDLLDKYGIQPPTTWDELKEASKKVMEGEKNPELQGLSFQGKAIEGAVCTFLLPYWSEGKSLVENGKLNFDNQAAVDSLKLWKSFVDEGISKKNISEVATDDTRKEFQAGKVLFAVNWSYAWTHFQGKESQVNDKVGVARLPAVKGGEQTTCLGGWEFGVSAYSKQQDEAKKLVEYLSGQDVSKFMAINATLLPTYAALYKDADVTKAIPWFADALPVVETAKARPVTPRYNEVSETIRTTVNGVLAGVMTPEDGAKQMESRLRRVLR; via the coding sequence ATGAAATTCAAAGCTATAACCAGGGCAGCGCTCTGCGCAACCATGCTCACTTTCTCGGGACAGGCCTTTGCCGATGCCGAACTGAAAATCTTCGTTTCCAGCCAGCATCAGCCGGATGTCTGGCGCAAGGCGCTCGATCAATATGAGGCGAAGACGCCGGGCGTGAAGGTTGTCATCGAGACAGGCGGCAACACCTCGGAAATGCAGGCGCAATATCTCAACACCGTGATGTCGGCCAAGGATTCCAGCCTCGACGTGCTGATGCTCGACGTCATCCGCCCCGCGCAATTCGCCACCGCCGGCTGGACCAGCGATTTCTCCGGCAAGGACATGTCCGCCTATCTGCCGACCTATGCCGAAGCCAACACCGTGGACGGTAAGATCGTGGCATTGCCCGCCTTCGCCGACTCCATGTTCCTTTATTACCGCAAGGACCTTCTGGACAAATACGGCATTCAGCCGCCAACCACCTGGGACGAGCTGAAGGAAGCATCCAAGAAGGTGATGGAGGGTGAAAAGAACCCCGAGCTTCAGGGCCTGTCCTTCCAGGGCAAGGCGATCGAAGGCGCGGTCTGCACCTTCCTCCTGCCCTATTGGAGCGAGGGCAAGTCGCTGGTCGAAAACGGCAAGCTGAACTTCGATAATCAGGCGGCCGTGGATTCGCTGAAGCTCTGGAAGAGCTTTGTCGATGAAGGCATTTCCAAGAAGAACATTTCCGAAGTCGCGACCGACGACACCCGCAAGGAATTCCAGGCCGGCAAGGTTCTCTTCGCCGTCAACTGGTCCTACGCCTGGACGCATTTCCAGGGCAAGGAATCGCAGGTGAACGACAAGGTTGGCGTCGCCCGCCTGCCGGCCGTCAAGGGCGGCGAGCAGACAACCTGCCTCGGCGGCTGGGAATTCGGCGTTTCCGCCTATTCGAAGCAGCAGGATGAAGCCAAGAAGCTGGTGGAATATCTCTCCGGTCAGGATGTCTCGAAGTTCATGGCCATCAACGCCACGCTGCTGCCGACCTATGCCGCGCTTTACAAGGATGCCGACGTGACCAAGGCAATCCCGTGGTTTGCCGACGCCCTGCCCGTGGTTGAAACCGCCAAGGCCCGTCCCGTGACGCCGCGTTACAACGAGGTCAGCGAGACGATCCGCACCACCGTCAACGGCGTACTTGCCGGCGTCATGACGCCGGAGGACGGCGCAAAGCAGATGGAAAGCCGTCTGCGGCGCGTTCTGCGCTAA
- a CDS encoding carbohydrate ABC transporter permease codes for MVRVDEKQLPRWTRWLDLGDRSLAVLLLAPAAILLSLIIVYPVARLVYTSFFSLSLTSGLPAEFIGFENYTAMFDDPIFWETTWNTVLITLITVPGALFMGLGLALLANLPFSMQWPMRLSLLIPWALPLSFAGLIFAWFFHYEYGVVNDVLNRLGFEGVIWFNSPNWAFAAICLTIIWKTSSFMALMILAGLQTIPRSLYEAADVDGAGKIRQFFEITLPLLKPSIVVALIFRTITALQTFDIPYMMTGGGPGTSTTTLAMYIHQNTVSFLDLGYGSALAVMMFALSMCVTAVYLRIIRTKD; via the coding sequence ATGGTCCGGGTGGACGAAAAGCAGCTGCCGCGCTGGACGCGGTGGCTCGATCTCGGCGACCGGTCGCTTGCCGTGCTTCTGCTGGCGCCTGCCGCCATTCTTCTGTCGCTGATCATCGTCTATCCGGTGGCGCGGCTCGTTTATACCTCGTTCTTCAGCCTGTCGCTGACATCCGGCCTGCCGGCGGAATTCATCGGCTTTGAAAACTACACGGCGATGTTCGACGATCCGATCTTCTGGGAAACGACCTGGAATACGGTTCTGATAACGCTGATTACCGTGCCCGGCGCGCTGTTCATGGGTCTCGGCCTCGCGCTGCTCGCCAACCTGCCCTTTTCCATGCAATGGCCGATGCGCCTGTCACTGCTCATCCCGTGGGCGCTGCCGCTCTCTTTTGCCGGCCTGATCTTTGCGTGGTTCTTCCATTACGAGTATGGCGTGGTCAATGATGTGCTGAACCGGCTGGGCTTTGAAGGCGTCATCTGGTTCAACTCCCCCAACTGGGCGTTTGCGGCCATCTGCCTGACGATCATCTGGAAGACATCCTCCTTCATGGCGCTGATGATCCTTGCCGGCCTGCAGACCATTCCGCGCTCGCTCTATGAGGCCGCGGATGTGGATGGCGCCGGTAAAATCCGGCAGTTCTTTGAAATCACCCTGCCGCTTCTCAAGCCCTCGATCGTCGTCGCCCTCATCTTCCGCACGATCACGGCGCTGCAGACCTTTGATATTCCTTACATGATGACCGGCGGCGGCCCCGGCACATCCACCACGACGCTTGCCATGTACATTCACCAGAACACCGTTTCCTTCCTCGATCTCGGTTACGGTTCGGCGCTCGCTGTCATGATGTTCGCGCTCTCCATGTGCGTCACCGCCGTTTATCTCCGCATCATCAGGACGAAGGACTGA